The segment CCGTTTGGGCAAGCCGTTTCTGGTCTGCCACAAGAACACTGCCAGAAAGAATGCCAGAATCAGGTACAGGAAGCCCCCCGCGCTTGCGGTGAGTTCCCATTCGTCGGGATCCCGGGCCAATGCCGGGGCAACAGTCATCAGAATGGTCAGCGCCGCGATCGCAGCAGTGGAAAGCCTACGCACAAACTACCCGCCTTGTTGAGGTCTCGGGAACAGGTGGTCAGCCTTGCCCCTTGCGTAGCACAGCCACGGCAAAAGGGGAAGGATTCCATTTATTTCCGAGTAATCAGGCAGGAGTCCCGCGTATTCACAGGCAGCGCAGGGCTATGCGCCGCCAAGCCATGAGTTGATCACCGAGAACCGCTCGCGCGAGGTACAATCGAGACTGAGCGGAGTCACGGAAACGACCTTGTCCACGGCCAGAGCATGGACGTCCGTATCCTTGGGTTCGCCTTCGGCCACGGCCTTGGTGATGCGATAATCCCCCAACTGACTGCTCAGGGATGGCTTCGGCAACTCGATGCCGTAATAGGAATCCGGGGACAGGCGGGTCAATCGCCAGGGAGTCTCCAGAGTCGCGCCACAGGGCACATCGATCTTCAGGACATCTACATCCATGGGACGGCTGTTCCCCAGCATAATCCCCGCAAACAGACGCAGAAAATGAGCGGCCACATCCCACTCCTGCTCGGAGTAGTCATGGATGGTATCAATGCTTGTTTCCAACG is part of the Desulfovibrio ferrophilus genome and harbors:
- the surE gene encoding 5'/3'-nucleotidase SurE, with the translated sequence MPKILVTNDDGVHSPGLHAAVDGLYGLADVEIVAPLHQQTAMGRALTGNKASAMQPVPLSIGGRDYQAYACDASPAFAVRHGLSCLPSFSPDLVVSGINYGENLGSSITGSGTVGAALQGAGQGIPSIAISLETSIDTIHDYSEQEWDVAAHFLRLFAGIMLGNSRPMDVDVLKIDVPCGATLETPWRLTRLSPDSYYGIELPKPSLSSQLGDYRITKAVAEGEPKDTDVHALAVDKVVSVTPLSLDCTSRERFSVINSWLGGA